In Haliaeetus albicilla chromosome 2, bHalAlb1.1, whole genome shotgun sequence, a single genomic region encodes these proteins:
- the SAMHD1 gene encoding deoxynucleoside triphosphate triphosphohydrolase SAMHD1 isoform X1, which translates to MGSPAAVVAGWGAAPAKRARREGSPEGPRGPTAESDRCDPRLWDTERLCQHLSCCGVGEPSLLRRFRESGVTGSMLLDLPACALEVTRVCLPAERLKVLACLNKLRQQHVDVMKVFNDPIHGHIEIHPLLVRIIDTPQFQRLRYIKQLGGTYFVFPGASHNRFEHSIGVGYLAGCLVRALKERQPELDITQRDILCVEIAGLCHDLGHGPFSHMFDGRFIPLTRPDLKWKHETASVEMFEHLIASNKLEEIMKSYGLVLEEDMNFIKEQIGGPIDETACEKSWPYRGRQKEKSFLYEIVANKKNGIDVDKWDYFARDCHHLGIQNNFDYKRLLKFTRVCEVKNQKHLCTRDKEVGNLYDMFHTRNCLHRRAYQHKIGNIIEIMITEAFQKADKFFKIEGSGGKLYQISTAMEDMEAYTKLTDNIYLEILHSSCPELKEARDILHKIERRELYKFLGETQPETMRQIVKNNSLAESIANSKPEKDPPDVELKAEDFIIDVINMDYGMKEQNPIDKVLFYCKADPSKAVKISKEQVSKLLPMTFAEQVIRVYCKSQDPDTISAAKQYFIQWCIEKDFTKPQDGDVVAPHLTPMKKSWNNMRDDEHRTAAEPSCKQRLPFDK; encoded by the exons ATGGGGAGCCCGGCGGCGGTGGTGGCGGGCTGGGGCGCGGCTCCCGCCAAGCGGGCGCGGCGCGAGGGCTCGCCTGAGGGTCCCCGCGGCCCCACGGCGGAGAGCGACCGCTGCGACCCGCGGCTGTGGGACACGGAGCGGCTCTGCCAGCACCTCTCGTGCTGCGGCGTCGGCGAGCCCAGCCTGCTGCGCCGCTTCCGAG AGAGCGGAGTCACCGGGAGCATGCTGCTGGACCTGCCGGCCTGCGCCCTCGAGGTCACTCGCGTCTG ccTCCCTGCTGAGAGACTGAAAGTGCTGGCCTGCCTGAACAAACTGAGACAGCAGCACGTGGATGTAATGAAG GTTTTTAACGATCCAATTCATGGGCACATTGAAATACATCCCCTTCTTGTTCGTATCATCGACACGCCTCAGTTTCAGCGTCTTCGATACATTAAGCAGCTGGGTGGCACTTACTTTGTTTTTCCAGGAGCCTCTCACAACCGCTTTGAACACTCCATAGG GGTGGGCTACCTAGCAGGATGTCTGGTTCGTGCACTGAAGGAGAGACAACCAGAACTGGATATAACCCAGCGAGATATCCTCTGTGTAGAAATTGCTGGGCTTTGTCATGATTTGG gtcaTGGGCCATTTTCACACATGTTTGATGGAAGATTTATTCCACTCACTCGTCCAGATTTGAAGTGGAAG catgaAACTGCTTCTGTTGAAATGTTTGAGCACCTGATTGCTTCCAATAAACTAGAAGAAATCATGAAGTCCTATGGTCTTGTCCTGGAAGAGGATATGAACTTCATTAAGGAACAAATAGGAGGGCCTATAGATGAAACTGCTTGTGAGAAATCG tGGCCCTACCGTGGTcggcaaaaggagaaaagtttcCTATATGAGATAGTagctaacaaaaaaaatggcattGATGTTGACAAATGGGATTATTTTGCAAG GGATTGCCATCACCTAGGAATCCAGAATAATTTTGATTATAAGCGATTACTTAAATTCACTCGGGTCTGTGAAGTAAAAAACCAGAAGCATCTCTGTACCCGTGACAAG GAAGTTGGAAATTTGTATGATATGTTCCACACACGGAATTGCCTGCACCGGCGAGCATACCAGCATAAGATTGGCAACATCATTGAAATAAT GATTACGGAAGCCTTTCAAAAAGCAgacaagttttttaaaatagaaggcTCTGGAGGAAAGCTGTACCAGATTTCTACAGCAATGGAGGACATGGAAGCCTACACTAAGCTAACTG ATAATATCTACCTGGAAATTCTGCACTCAAGTTGTCCAGAACTGAAGGAGGCACGAGACATTTTGCATAAAATAGAACGACGTGAATTATACAAGTTTTTAGGAGAGACTCAACCTGAAACAATGAGGCAAATTGTAAAG aataatagCCTGGCAGAAAGCATTGCTAATTCCAAGCCAGAAAAGGATCCTCCAGATGTGGAGCTAAAGGCTGAAGATTTCATAATTGAT GTTATCAACATGGATTATGGAATGAAAGAACAGAATCCCATTGATAAAGTTCTCTTCTATTGCAAGGCTGATCCTTCCAAGGCAGTCAAGATCAGTAAAGAACAG GTTTCAAAGCTTTTACCCATGACATTTGCGGAGCAGGTTATCCGGGTTTATTGCAAAAGTCAGGATCCAGATACTatttcagctgcaaaacagtattttattcaGTGGTGTATAGAGAAGGATTTCACCAAACCACAG
- the SAMHD1 gene encoding deoxynucleoside triphosphate triphosphohydrolase SAMHD1 isoform X2, with amino-acid sequence MKVFNDPIHGHIEIHPLLVRIIDTPQFQRLRYIKQLGGTYFVFPGASHNRFEHSIGVGYLAGCLVRALKERQPELDITQRDILCVEIAGLCHDLGHGPFSHMFDGRFIPLTRPDLKWKHETASVEMFEHLIASNKLEEIMKSYGLVLEEDMNFIKEQIGGPIDETACEKSWPYRGRQKEKSFLYEIVANKKNGIDVDKWDYFARDCHHLGIQNNFDYKRLLKFTRVCEVKNQKHLCTRDKEVGNLYDMFHTRNCLHRRAYQHKIGNIIEIMITEAFQKADKFFKIEGSGGKLYQISTAMEDMEAYTKLTDNIYLEILHSSCPELKEARDILHKIERRELYKFLGETQPETMRQIVKNNSLAESIANSKPEKDPPDVELKAEDFIIDVINMDYGMKEQNPIDKVLFYCKADPSKAVKISKEQVSKLLPMTFAEQVIRVYCKSQDPDTISAAKQYFIQWCIEKDFTKPQDGDVVAPHLTPMKKSWNNMRDDEHRTAAEPSCKQRLPFDK; translated from the exons ATGAAG GTTTTTAACGATCCAATTCATGGGCACATTGAAATACATCCCCTTCTTGTTCGTATCATCGACACGCCTCAGTTTCAGCGTCTTCGATACATTAAGCAGCTGGGTGGCACTTACTTTGTTTTTCCAGGAGCCTCTCACAACCGCTTTGAACACTCCATAGG GGTGGGCTACCTAGCAGGATGTCTGGTTCGTGCACTGAAGGAGAGACAACCAGAACTGGATATAACCCAGCGAGATATCCTCTGTGTAGAAATTGCTGGGCTTTGTCATGATTTGG gtcaTGGGCCATTTTCACACATGTTTGATGGAAGATTTATTCCACTCACTCGTCCAGATTTGAAGTGGAAG catgaAACTGCTTCTGTTGAAATGTTTGAGCACCTGATTGCTTCCAATAAACTAGAAGAAATCATGAAGTCCTATGGTCTTGTCCTGGAAGAGGATATGAACTTCATTAAGGAACAAATAGGAGGGCCTATAGATGAAACTGCTTGTGAGAAATCG tGGCCCTACCGTGGTcggcaaaaggagaaaagtttcCTATATGAGATAGTagctaacaaaaaaaatggcattGATGTTGACAAATGGGATTATTTTGCAAG GGATTGCCATCACCTAGGAATCCAGAATAATTTTGATTATAAGCGATTACTTAAATTCACTCGGGTCTGTGAAGTAAAAAACCAGAAGCATCTCTGTACCCGTGACAAG GAAGTTGGAAATTTGTATGATATGTTCCACACACGGAATTGCCTGCACCGGCGAGCATACCAGCATAAGATTGGCAACATCATTGAAATAAT GATTACGGAAGCCTTTCAAAAAGCAgacaagttttttaaaatagaaggcTCTGGAGGAAAGCTGTACCAGATTTCTACAGCAATGGAGGACATGGAAGCCTACACTAAGCTAACTG ATAATATCTACCTGGAAATTCTGCACTCAAGTTGTCCAGAACTGAAGGAGGCACGAGACATTTTGCATAAAATAGAACGACGTGAATTATACAAGTTTTTAGGAGAGACTCAACCTGAAACAATGAGGCAAATTGTAAAG aataatagCCTGGCAGAAAGCATTGCTAATTCCAAGCCAGAAAAGGATCCTCCAGATGTGGAGCTAAAGGCTGAAGATTTCATAATTGAT GTTATCAACATGGATTATGGAATGAAAGAACAGAATCCCATTGATAAAGTTCTCTTCTATTGCAAGGCTGATCCTTCCAAGGCAGTCAAGATCAGTAAAGAACAG GTTTCAAAGCTTTTACCCATGACATTTGCGGAGCAGGTTATCCGGGTTTATTGCAAAAGTCAGGATCCAGATACTatttcagctgcaaaacagtattttattcaGTGGTGTATAGAGAAGGATTTCACCAAACCACAG